The DNA sequence GCGCCCAGCCGCTCGGCCTCGGCCTTCCAGGCCAGCAGCGGCCGGTCCGCCGGCGCGGCGAGCTGGCCGGCCACCTCCGGCGGCGTGGGGAACAGCGCCTCCGGGATCGCCGAGCCGGGGATCAGGTCGACGTGCAGCAGCGTCAGCGTGGCGCCGTGGCGGCGAGCCAGCGCGGCGGCGGCCCGCAGCGCGCCGGCCGAGGCCTCCGAGAAGTCGACCGGGCAGAGGATGCGGCGGAACTCGAGCGTGGCCATGGAGGACCTCCCCTCACCTGGAGGAGATCCTACGCCCCTGGCGCGCGGGCGGCGCACGGGGGTGGTCCCGCGCGGGTGCGGCAGGGTGGGCGTCCTGCCTGGGGCGGGAGCAAAGTGAGAAGGGGCGGAGGACTCGGCGTCCCCCACCCCTGACCTCGCTGGACTCGGCCTGGCGCGGCCTAGAACGGAATGTCGTCCCCGCCGCCGCCGCCGCCGCCGCCGTGGCCGCCGTCGTCGAAGCCGGGGGGCGGGCCGCCCATGTCGTCGGGCGGGCCACCCTGGCCGCCGCCCTGTCCGCCGCCACGCTGGGCGCCGCCGGGACCACCGGGACCGCCGGGACCACCGGCGCCGCCGCGGGCGCCGCCGCCGCCGCCGATGAAGCGGACGGTGTCGGCCACCACCTTCACCCGGCTGCGCTTCTGGCCGCTGGCCTTGTCGTCCCAGGTGTCGGTCTTGAGCCGGCCCTCGACGTAGACCTGCCGGCCCTTGGAGAGGAACTCACCGCACTGCTCGGCCTGCTTCCCCCAGACCTCGACGTCGTGCCACTCGGTCTCCTCCTTGCGCTGGCCGGACTGCTTGTCGGTCCAGGAGCGGGAGGTGGCGATGCGCAGGTTGGCGACGGCCTGGCCGCCGGACGTGTAGCGGACCTCGGGATCCTTGCCGAGGTTGCCGATGAGGAGGACCTTGTTGACCATGGGTGAGCTGCCTTTCGCGTGGCCGGCGCTTGCCACCGGCGTCTTGGGTGAGGGAGCGGAAGCTAGCAGCGGGCTCTGACAGGGAGTTCAGGCGAACGAGGCGATATCGGTTCGGACGTCCGAACCGTCCTTTGGAGGGAGCGGTCAGGCCGGCCAGACCGTGGCCACCGACCCCTGATCGGTGGCGGTTACCTCGATGCGGGCCGGGATGCGCCGCTTGAGCTCGGCGACGTGCGAGATCACGCCCACCAGCCGGCCGCGCTGCTGCAGCGCCTCGAGCGCCCGCAGGGCCACGTCCAGGGTGGCCTCGTCGAGCGAGCCGAACCCCTCGTCCACGAAGAGCGAGTCGAGCCGGCGCCCGCCGGAGCGGCGCAGCACCACCTCGGACAGCCCCAGCGCCAGCGCCAGGCTGGCCAGGAAGGACTCCCCACCGGAGAGGGCGCCCACCGGCCGGTCGGTCACGCCGGTGTGCGAGTCCTCCACCACCAGCGAGAGCCCGGCCGCCGAGTTCTTGCGGGCCACCGCGGTGTCGTGGCGCAGCCGGAAGCGGCCGCGCGACATGACCTGCAGCTGCTGGCTGGCGGCGAAGGCCACGTCCTCCAGCCGCGCCGCCAGCACGAAGCGCTGCAGGCTCATGGCTTTGGCGTTCTTGCCGCGCACCAGCTCGGCCACCTGCCCCTCGACCGCCAGCGCCGCCGCCACCTCGGCGAGCTCGGCCGCCAGCGCGGCCAGCCGCCCGGTGAGGGCGCGCAGCCGCCCCTCCTCGGCCTCGAGGCTGGCGCGCCCGGCGCTGGCCGCGTGGGCCGCCTGCTCGGTGGCGGCGCGGACGGCCCGGGCCCGGGCCACGTCCGGCGCGGCCAGGCCGGCCAGCGCTGCCTCGAGCTCGCCGAGCCGCCTGGAGGCCGCGAAGGCCCGCTGGGCGCGCTGGTCGATCGAGGCCGTGAGCACCGTCCGGTCCGGCTGGGAGAGGAGCGCGGCCTGGCAGGCGGCCAGGTCGGCGAACCCCTCGGCCTGGCAGGCGGCGGCGGCCGCGGCGCCGGCCTGGGCCGCCGCGGCGCGGGCGCGGGTGAGCGCGGCCTCGGCGGCGGCGAGGCTGGCGGCGGCGGCGACCCGCCGCGAGGTGGCGGCCTCGTGCCCGGCGCGGCTCGCCTGGGCCCTCGCCTCGCGCGCGGCCAGGTCGGCGCGCACGCGGGCCAGCTCCGCTCCAGCGTCCGGTCCGGCGCCGGCCTGCTCGAGCTGCCGGACCAGCTCGGCGCGGGTGGCCTCGGTCCGGCCGGCCGCCTCCCGGGCGGCCCCCTCGGCGGCGGTGGCGGCGTCGCGGTGGGCCCGGGCGGCCTCGACCGCGGCCCGGGCCAGCCCGAGCTCGCCCTCCAGGGCGCCGAGCCGCGCGGTGGCGGCGCGGGCCTCCGCCAGGGCCTGGGCGGCCGCGGCGGCCAGGGGCCCGAGCTGGGAGGCGGGGCGCGCCTCGCTCGCGGTGGCGGCGCCGGCGCGGGCCTCGAGATCGGCGAGCAGCCCGGCCTGACGGGCCAGGGCGGCCTCGGTGGCGGCCACCAGCTCGGCCAGGGCCCGCTCCTTGGCGCGGGCATCCTCCACGTCGGCCTTCTCGGGGAGGGCGCCGTGGGCGGCGGCGGGGGCGGGGTGATCGGTGGCGCCGCAGACCGGGCAGGGGGCCCCGGGCC is a window from the Anaeromyxobacter sp. genome containing:
- a CDS encoding SMC family ATPase, with the protein product MRPLHLELTAFGPYQRTQPIDFAALGGSDLFLIHGQTGAGKTSIFDGITYALFGELAGTRGVDRLRADRAARDQATVVTFRFAMGADEYRVERSPEWERPKKVGSGTTTAIATASLWRAGVAAPLATGPGKVTEAVEGLLGMDVDQFTQVALLPQGEFKRLLCADSAERETLLRKLFATDKYTRVEDLLVERKKALDARGARLKERQAEVSGGEPAEALEARLAAAAEQAVAAAAAEATQRQQDQAALEVLGEAERLQARFQEREVARAEQGRALAEAPALEADRARLMRAEAAERARAGLEQAARAEVEQAARGRDQAAAAGALAAATLQLTGAATAHAAAEAEAPERARLTARAQVLEQALPALTRLTALDRALAGERAAAARAGAELTRAAAALAEAERRPVSLEAEAVGLRPLAAQEGPRAEEAAGAQGALAAAGARDTTTAAAVAKAREVAVASQALAAVRERAAGAARSAAALDAAREGGLAAELAKKALRPGAPCPVCGATDHPAPAAAHGALPEKADVEDARAKERALAELVAATEAALARQAGLLADLEARAGAATASEARPASQLGPLAAAAAQALAEARAATARLGALEGELGLARAAVEAARAHRDAATAAEGAAREAAGRTEATRAELVRQLEQAGAGPDAGAELARVRADLAAREARAQASRAGHEAATSRRVAAAASLAAAEAALTRARAAAAQAGAAAAAACQAEGFADLAACQAALLSQPDRTVLTASIDQRAQRAFAASRRLGELEAALAGLAAPDVARARAVRAATEQAAHAASAGRASLEAEEGRLRALTGRLAALAAELAEVAAALAVEGQVAELVRGKNAKAMSLQRFVLAARLEDVAFAASQQLQVMSRGRFRLRHDTAVARKNSAAGLSLVVEDSHTGVTDRPVGALSGGESFLASLALALGLSEVVLRRSGGRRLDSLFVDEGFGSLDEATLDVALRALEALQQRGRLVGVISHVAELKRRIPARIEVTATDQGSVATVWPA
- a CDS encoding universal stress protein; its protein translation is MATLEFRRILCPVDFSEASAGALRAAAALARRHGATLTLLHVDLIPGSAIPEALFPTPPEVAGQLAAPADRPLLAWKAEAERLGAPHVAALRSVGQAAEEILALAGREPYDLVVIGTHGRAGLDRLLLGSVAEEVVRRATCPVLTLGSAAAAALA
- the ssb gene encoding single-stranded DNA-binding protein, with the protein product MVNKVLLIGNLGKDPEVRYTSGGQAVANLRIATSRSWTDKQSGQRKEETEWHDVEVWGKQAEQCGEFLSKGRQVYVEGRLKTDTWDDKASGQKRSRVKVVADTVRFIGGGGGARGGAGGPGGPGGPGGAQRGGGQGGGQGGPPDDMGGPPPGFDDGGHGGGGGGGGDDIPF